From a single Miscanthus floridulus cultivar M001 chromosome 8, ASM1932011v1, whole genome shotgun sequence genomic region:
- the LOC136469760 gene encoding uncharacterized protein: RPAAPPSASACAGLRSPGTLLRGLALEGAPANLGIGDSALSKGPVHCVLGGSRLLRRLRPLGALSKIQKDIAKNHQVRKQYTILVGENELVLKQLELLSDGANMYKLIGTVLVKQELAEAKANVKKRIEYISAELKRMDRTLKDLDEKQNSKKESLFAGTDHPVAHLYDINTFTCYLSANAQDSSSPINQVRYSCTGSLYVTASKDGSLHIWDGVSAECVRPITGAHGSVEATSAIFTKDERRNLEFEKEHANGGTMANIHIKGTFAATVDISLLIRMSSNSCLCLTHYYVLSYLLVFSFSLTLGVFC, translated from the exons CGCCCTGCCGCTCCGCCGTCCGCCTCCGCATGCGCCGGCCTCCGTTCGCCGGGTACGCTCCTCCGCGGCCTTGCGCTGGAAGGAGCCCCCGCCAATCTCGGCATCGGTGACTCCGCTCTGTCAAAGGGGCCCGTCCACTGCGTCCTTGGGGGCTCAAGGCTGCTCCGTCGTCTGCGACCTCTGGGCGCCCTCAGCAAGATCCAGAAAG ACATCGCCAAGAATCACCAGGTCCGCAAGCAGTACACCATCCTGGTCGGCGAGAACGAGCTCGTCCTCAAG CAGCTGGAGCTGCTCAGTGACGGGGCCAACATGTACAAGCTCATCGGAACGGTCCTGGTCAAGCAGGAACTCGCGGAGGCCAAGGCCAACGTCAAGAAGCGCATCGAGTACATCTCCGCAGAGCT GAAGCGGATGGATCGGACGCTCAAAGACTTGGACGAAAAGCAAAACAGCAAGAAGGAATCG TTATTTGCAGGGACTGATCACCCAGTTGCTCATTTATATGATATAAATACTTTTACATGCTACTTATCAGCAAATGCACAGGATTCTAGTTCTCCCATTAACCAG GTACGCTACTCTTGTACTGGGAGCTTGTATGTTACTGCTTCTAAAGATGGTTCTTTGCACATTTGGGATGGAGTATCTGCTGAATGTGTTCGACCTATTACTGGAGCACATGGATCCGTAGAAGCTACTAGCGCAATTTTCACCAAAGATGAGAG gaggaatcttgagtttgagaaggagcatgcgaatggtgggacgatggccaacatacatatcaagggaaccttcgctgctacagtagacattagtcttttgattcgaatgagttcaaacagttgtctgtgcttaacacattattatgtgttaagctatctacttgtgttctcatttagtttgacactcggtgtgttttgttaa